Genomic segment of Acidobacteriota bacterium:
GCAAGTTCCCCAGGCGTTGCATGTTGATCCATTCCCCCTGGGTCGCCAGCCAGGACAGCACTTCATCGTAGAGGCGCGGTTCCATCCGCCCCAACTCCAGACTGGCCAACAGCAGCGCCTCCGGATCGACCACGGCAGCCGGGCGGCTGGTCTTGACGTCGGTGCCGTTGGGGGCGGCAAACACCCCCAGCGCGGCCCACTGCTTCCATAGCAGGTTCAGCAGGCGTTGGGTAAAATCCTCCCTAAAGACTCGCAATGACATCTTCGTGCCCCAGTGCCCGAATACAGGCCTCCAGGCTGTCCCGGAATGGTTCGGACACATCGTGCTGCATGGCCCACCGAGCGGCCATTTGGATTTCTTCACGTGTCGGGTGGAGCGCCAGCAGATCGGCATAATGCCGATCCTGAGGGCCTCGGTCGACGGCCTCATAGAGTTTCAAGTGGATCTGGTCAAGCCGGTCGATGAAATGGACCGTCAAGGAAGCGCCATACATCCGGGTGCGCCATCGTTTGGCTAAACCATCCGGCAATCCTCCATCCACCAGACGGGTCGGGCCCGGATTGAGCCATTGGGACGGCAATTGAAAATCGGCCGCAACCCGGCTGGCCGCCGCTGCCAGAGCCTCCGGGAACGGGTCTGCTCCGACAATGGCGCCCTCTACGACCAGCGCCAGGACATCCACATACCGGGTGGTGCGAAGGACCAGGCCCAAAGCACCCAAAGCAGCCCCGCCACAGACCACCAATGCGAGCGGTTCCGTGCGCAGCCTGGTTAATTGTTCCCCCAGGGCTCCCATCAGTAGGTCAAGATTTTGAGGTTCTATGTCTCTCATGATTTAAATTATAACTATAGATACAATAGTTTCAAGTTAATTATTCATTCTCCTTTTGATTTTCACCCGGCTTGTAGCAGATCCCATCTTGGGGGTGATGAAATAGCATGCCGGGTAAACTCGAACCTGCACCCCTCAACTGGGAAGGCCGTCCCCTAGTGCTTTCCGATCTCTCAACCAGACATTCCCGTCAATGCCGGATCGCGCCCGAGATGTCCGAACAATCGGTTGTATCCGAGATTATTCCTGTGTCGAACGGTGGCCCCGAGAAGTTCACCGCGCCCAGAGCGCCGAAAGAGGAATGCCCCAGAGCTTGTCGCTGGAAGAAATAATCCGGTCTCCGAGATAGCACACCACCCCGGTGTGAGATTGGGAGCCGACTTGATCTCGCAGCGCGCGAAGGGCCGCAAAGTCAACTGGCGTCATGGTGATTTTTTGCCCGGTTGCCGGTGAATTTGCAAGAATCATCTTTCACTGGAAGTCGAGGCGGACTTCTCATCTTGGATCACTGTACTTCCATTTTCTGTCCGGCACGCCGGGGAAATGGGTGATGTTTTGACACAAAACTGGATCTGTTTTCGGGGCAAAAATTCTGTGGCAAAACACAAACAAAGCACTGATATAAAAGTCTTTATCCGGATTGTGACAAGGCCAGGCCCTTAGGCTTCTGGAGGAACCGCCGCGGCTCCGCCACCCGGTGGGACAACATTCCGCCAAGGGGTACTGGAACGTTTTTGACAATTTACTCAACATCTTGAGTAATTTTACTCAGGATTTTAAGCCCCGTTGAGAGGCCAGTCCTGCTGACCGAGGAACTGGTTCTGACCGACTTTGATAAATCTCATTCCCTCGTACACCCGATGCGCGGTAGATTGTTTGACTGATTTTCCAATTTGATTCATCCATCATGATTTCACAATATCCCAGCGAATCCATATTTGTCGTAGGAATCGAGACAGCTCCCGACACCAATTCGTCCTGGGTGTCGATGAAGATCAAAAGGCGATTCTCCCCTTATGGATCCGGATCACAAAGACCGAGAAGTTATCAGCGATGACAACATTGTCCGTACCAGGACCGATTGCGACAACGGGGGATTCACCATCGGCCCGGCGCCGGGTCGTGTCGATGTAATAGACATGATCCTCGCCATCACCCAACACGGCGATCAGACTGGGAGGAAGCTGATGATGGGAAGCCCGGCGCAGGCGGAGAGTCTGGCTCACCACATGATTCCATTGAGGAGGTTCATCCTCGCCACCCTGTTCAAACAATCCCGCCAACTCAAATCCTTCACCAAGCGCAGCCCCAAATTTCATCAAGAACCGCCGATAGCTGGGTGGAAATACGACACCCAGCGATTTCTCGGCCTCCCAGATAACGGATTCCGGGGCAGGGCCGGCATGCAGTCGTTTCGCGATAAGTTCTTCCAATCCCATAAGCTTAAAGGGCTCGATGCTGTTCCCTTCAGAATCAACGTAATCTCCTTGGCCATAATCTTTTGATTGTGCCACTTGAAGAATTTCCCAGGGGATGACGACGCCGTTTATTTCCAGGGAATCTGTCTCCTCATCGATATAACCAACAGCTTCAGCTTTTCCAGCATCATCCAAAACCTGGATTTCAATCCTCTGCCTCCGTTCGGGCTGTTCATGTGAGCGAAGCTTTCTGATGAAATACCACTCTCTTTCCCGACTACTGCCCATACAATCATGCCACTCTCAGCTTTCTCCAAACATTGCGTTCAGATCGTAAGATATTCCAGCGACGCAAACTCCGTCACATCGTGTAATCAGCCTCAATATTTTTTTGTGCAAACTTTGCGCTTCTTCTGCATTGTTGAAACGAACAGAGACCGACATCTCAACTGTTTCAAAGGTATGATCGGAGGGTAGGTCAACACGAGTTACCCCCGGTAATTCATTGATTGTAGAGATCAACTGTTCGTAAACTCTGGACTGTTCTGGAATTTTGACGCTGATATTGATTTTGAATACAGTTTCTTTCATCTTCATCTCCTTGTTGGATTCGTGGCACCCGGGACATATTTCTCCCCCGCTGAATTCTTCCCCTCAAGGTAGTCTTCTTTTCCCCGCCAATAGCCTTCAGAATATCTGATTTCATAGTTTGGAAACTTTTCCTGAAAGTACTTCTGATATTCTCGCCCTTTTCTAATGTGAGCTGGATCATACTTGGAAGTCCAATCGTGAATTTCAATGACCTTCCTCTCGTGATTCACGAGTACCAAATCCGGCTGAACCCCTTTTGCGAGCCTACGATTAACCGATTCCACCTGCCATTCATCGACTTGCTGCCCCTCAAATTTACGCCAAAATTCTCTGAATCTGCGGTCGTAAGCCCGCCCAGTTTTCTCGCCCATTCTCCAGAATTGTGCATACCCGCTTCTGCTGTTGACCGAGCTTGGTTTTGTACCGTCCTTCCAGCTTGACCTGAAGATGTTGCTTGTTCTGCGAGGTGTGACTCCCGTTTTTCCCCGAGTACACCCTTCGGCACTTCGGCATTTAGTCGTTCTCTCACTACGCGACCGCTGGATTCCACCACGATCCGGGCTTGGTGAGTGACCGTCACGATGATGCCAGCCTTGGTGACGTTGATCCACCCTCGGTTGGCCAAGCCCTGGACAAACTCATTGCGTTCGTCGTCCTGCAAATTGTCCCAGCGGATCAGGGTCTCGCGATAGGTGGGCAATTGTTCCTTGATCCGATCGCCAATCTGTTCCGGAAGCAGGATGGTGCCGGTCACGAGACCATCGATGAAGCTTCCGGGATTCTGTGCGCCGGTTTCCAGTTCGGCGAGCAACTCCTCGACGGCGGTCTTGTACACCTCAGAGCTGAAAATGGCTCGTCCGGCGGCGGCCGGCAGGCGTTTCGCCGCATCACCGGCAGCGGATGGGTTTTTCAGGTCCGCCAGCCGCTCGAATGTCCTGCTCGCCTGCAATTTTCGCTGGAGGATCTCTTCCGCGGACAGATTTTGGTATCCAGTCAAGTCGACGTATCGAAGAGGATTGGAGTAGGCATATAGGAACCGGTGGAGGCTGGGCGGAGTGGCGGCATCACCGAGGTAGGGATCCTCGGACAGGAAGCGGCCGATCTCGGGATCGTAGAAGCGCGCCTTGAAGTAGTACAGACCGGTGGCGGGATCGAACTCGTGGCCGGTGTAAGTGAGGCGGTTGGAATCCGCGGGGCTCGAGGCTGGGGACTCGGGGCTCGGGGAGAAAGCGCCCTGGATGTAGGCCAGGTAGGTGGCCCAGCAGTAAAGGCCGTTCTCGTCCAGGTCGGGATCGATGACCAGGGTATCGGCGGCGGCCCGCAGTCCGGGTTCGCCGGACCCGGAACCCGTTCTGAAAGCCATTTGTCCCGGGGCTGGCAGACCCGGACTACCTGCCAATGGACCCGGAGTACTTGCCGTCAGACCAGGAGTGCCCGCTGGCACGTCCAGCTCGCGGTAGTTGCCCCAGGCGTCATAGAGGTACGCCTCGGCGACGGCGCCGTCGGCGGCGGTCAGGTTGACGGTGGAGCCGAGGGCGTCGAGGTGGTAGAAGAGCAGACCGGTGACGGGAGAAGCAGAACGAACGTCGAACGTCGAACGTTGAACGCCGAACGCGGAACGGGAGACGGGAGACGGGAAACGGGAGGAAGGAAGGGACAGCGAAGAGGAAGGCGGCGGGAATGTAGAGGCAGTTTCCGCCGGATGAGACGAGCGGTTGTAGAACTGATCCTCTTCCGTGATCATCCGGGCGTCCGACGAGCCGGGGAGGAGTTGCCCGCGCGGCCTCGTGGAAGGAACTCGAGTGGGGAAGACACTCCCACTCGGAGCAAGAGTGCCTGCTGCGGTCGACGGCTGGCTGGCGGAGGATGGCTCGAAGCCGGTCGCCGGTCGCCCGTCACCGGGCGCCTTCCCGGCTTCCGGCGGGGCGTACAGTTCCACCGCCAGAAGCTCGTTGCCGTACAGGTACTGGCGGGACTTGTAGGGAGTGCGCCCATCCGGACTGAAGCCGTATTCGGCCAGGACCGCCTCCTCGTCGTAGACGTAGAGGCGGGTCTCTGTCGGCATGGGGTCGCCGCCCAGAGCCATGAAGCGGCTGTCGGCGGCGATGCGGCGGCCGCGGTAGTCGTAGCGAAACTCGGCCAGGAGCTCTTCGGTCGTCCCCCCGTCGGGTGTGAGCGTGAGCTGCCGCACCCGGCGCAGCCTAGCGGCGGCGTCCCAGTCGAAGACCAGGCGGGACTGCTCCGTGCCGGGGACGATCCCGCCGTCGGGGCCGATGACGCCGGTGATCCGGGCCACCGTGTTGCCGGCGGCGTCGTAGAGGTAGCGGGTGCCGCGCTCCGGCGCCAGTGCATCCGTCACCGCCTCCAGGCGGTGGAAGCGGCTGTAGCGGAAGCACCGGTCCTTCACGAGGCGCAAGACGGTTCCGTCCGGCGCATGCTCCCGGGCGACTTCCCGCAGGCGGTTGCCGACCAGGTCATAGGTGTATTCCACACGCCGGTAGGGGGCGCCGGCATCCGCCGGATGGTACTCAACCCAGACCAGGCGGTCGAGCCGGTCGTAGCCGTACCGGGTGATAGACGGAACGGCGGCCCACATCGGGTCGGTGGCGCGCCGGGCGGGGGTGGCGTTCCACTCCCGCATCTCGGTGCGGTTGCCGTTGGGATCGTAGTCGTACTCGTAGCGGCTGACCAGTTCTCCCGTTGCGGTGCGGCACTCCAGGCTGCGCAACCAGGCGTTGTCGTAGTATTCGTAGCGGGAAACGACACCGTTGGCGTACGTCAGGGTCTTGGTCAGTCCGTCCGGGTAGTACTCGTACTGAGCAATGGAGTCAGTAAAGTCTCCCTGGGGCCATGCGGCCAGCCACCCGGCAGACAGGAATAGGAGCCAGATGAGAAATCGCACTCTCCCCATGAATCTTCCGACTATGGTGAATCAATGGGCGGAAAATAACATGAAAGTAATCTTGCGCCAAGCGGATTTTGGTCTAGACGCAGATTCGGTTGTGGAGAAACCGGGCGATGGAGACCAGGAAGGGATTCTTGAACCAGGGATTGCATTTGGCAATCCTCTCCCAATTCAGTTGCTCCTCCGCTTATTTACCTATGCAACCAAGTTAACGAATGGACAGGTTGAGGCCGAGAATCCTCGCCGTCCTGCGACACCTGGGCCACAGAACGAGCAGGTCGTTGCGCATTTTCGGAAAATGAAACGAATCACTGGGGGGACGCTGATTGCAAGATTGGTACGTCCGGTGCGAATACAACGTGCGCCCCGGATTCCGAAGGCGGGTATGTAAGATCATGACCTGGCGGTACTGGGCAATCTCACTTCGAAACAAGACAAATCACGAACCAAGCCATTTTGAAATTTTTCTGGCATTGCTGGTATAGGCTATCTACTGCCAAGTACCGAGCCGTTTGGAAGCTCACCGCGCGGTGTCACCAGTGTGACACGAGGGTTTCTATATTCAGCACGGGTTTTGCGTAAACCCTTGATAAATCTGGTGCGCCTGGCACGAATCGAACGTGCGCCCCCCGGTTCCGGAGGCCTGGATCCCCCTGTGGGCCGGCGTCGCCACCCGGCGCCAAGCCGAGCGGGTTCGCGACGCGCTGATGGACCCGACCCGGTTCCGCACCCATCTTCCCTTCCCCACGCTGTCCGCCGACCATCCCGCCGCGGCCCTGGACGGCTACTGGCGGGGGCCCGTCTGGCTGGATCAGGCCTTCTTCGGGCTGGCCGGCCTGCGCCGCTGCGGCTTCCAACAGGAAGCGGATGCGCTGGCCGAACAGCTCCTGGCCACCCTGCAGGGCGCTGCCGACTCCCCCGCGCCGCTGCGCGAAAACTACGATCCCGTCACCGGGCGCGGACTGCGGGCGTCCCATTTCAGTTGGACCGCCGCCCACCTGCTCCTGATCCTGAAGGACCGGCTCCTGCTTCCGTAAAGAACC
This window contains:
- a CDS encoding SMI1/KNR4 family protein, with the protein product MGSSREREWYFIRKLRSHEQPERRQRIEIQVLDDAGKAEAVGYIDEETDSLEINGVVIPWEILQVAQSKDYGQGDYVDSEGNSIEPFKLMGLEELIAKRLHAGPAPESVIWEAEKSLGVVFPPSYRRFLMKFGAALGEGFELAGLFEQGGEDEPPQWNHVVSQTLRLRRASHHQLPPSLIAVLGDGEDHVYYIDTTRRRADGESPVVAIGPGTDNVVIADNFSVFVIRIHKGRIAF
- a CDS encoding RHS repeat-associated core domain-containing protein; the protein is MGRVRFLIWLLFLSAGWLAAWPQGDFTDSIAQYEYYPDGLTKTLTYANGVVSRYEYYDNAWLRSLECRTATGELVSRYEYDYDPNGNRTEMREWNATPARRATDPMWAAVPSITRYGYDRLDRLVWVEYHPADAGAPYRRVEYTYDLVGNRLREVAREHAPDGTVLRLVKDRCFRYSRFHRLEAVTDALAPERGTRYLYDAAGNTVARITGVIGPDGGIVPGTEQSRLVFDWDAAARLRRVRQLTLTPDGGTTEELLAEFRYDYRGRRIAADSRFMALGGDPMPTETRLYVYDEEAVLAEYGFSPDGRTPYKSRQYLYGNELLAVELYAPPEAGKAPGDGRPATGFEPSSASQPSTAAGTLAPSGSVFPTRVPSTRPRGQLLPGSSDARMITEEDQFYNRSSHPAETASTFPPPSSSLSLPSSRFPSPVSRSAFGVQRSTFDVRSASPVTGLLFYHLDALGSTVNLTAADGAVAEAYLYDAWGNYRELDVPAGTPGLTASTPGPLAGSPGLPAPGQMAFRTGSGSGEPGLRAAADTLVIDPDLDENGLYCWATYLAYIQGAFSPSPESPASSPADSNRLTYTGHEFDPATGLYYFKARFYDPEIGRFLSEDPYLGDAATPPSLHRFLYAYSNPLRYVDLTGYQNLSAEEILQRKLQASRTFERLADLKNPSAAGDAAKRLPAAAGRAIFSSEVYKTAVEELLAELETGAQNPGSFIDGLVTGTILLPEQIGDRIKEQLPTYRETLIRWDNLQDDERNEFVQGLANRGWINVTKAGIIVTVTHQARIVVESSGRVVRERLNAEVPKGVLGEKRESHLAEQATSSGQAGRTVQNQARSTAEAGMHNSGEWARKLGGLTTADSENFGVNLRGSKSMNGRWNRLIVGSQKGFSRIWYS